The proteins below come from a single Pseudarthrobacter sp. SSS035 genomic window:
- a CDS encoding dihydrofolate reductase family protein yields MSRVTCDLTISLDGFVAGPNQSPAEPLGENGELLHRWMFEEPDANAAAIDGILASGAYIMGRNMFAGPGPGAWDADWRGWWGEEPPYHAPVFVLTHHARKPLEMQGGTTFNFVTDGIEAALAQAREAAGSKDVAVAGGAKTVQQFLSAGLIDELRLHISPMLLGAGERLLDGVANVTLEPTEVSGTGLVTHVRYRVVRS; encoded by the coding sequence ATGAGCCGAGTCACGTGCGACCTGACCATCTCCCTCGACGGCTTCGTCGCCGGCCCGAACCAAAGCCCTGCGGAGCCGCTGGGCGAGAACGGCGAACTCCTGCACCGGTGGATGTTCGAGGAACCCGATGCCAACGCGGCCGCGATCGACGGCATCCTCGCTTCCGGCGCCTACATCATGGGACGGAACATGTTCGCGGGGCCGGGCCCCGGGGCGTGGGATGCGGACTGGCGGGGCTGGTGGGGTGAAGAGCCGCCGTATCACGCACCCGTATTCGTGCTCACCCATCATGCACGCAAGCCCTTGGAGATGCAGGGCGGCACCACGTTCAACTTCGTGACCGACGGCATCGAAGCGGCATTGGCCCAGGCGCGGGAGGCTGCCGGCAGCAAGGATGTGGCCGTTGCCGGCGGAGCGAAAACCGTCCAGCAATTCCTCTCGGCGGGACTGATCGACGAGCTGCGGCTCCACATATCTCCCATGCTCCTGGGTGCGGGCGAACGGCTGCTCGACGGCGTCGCGAACGTCACGCTTGAGCCGACGGAAGTCAGCGGTACCGGCCTCGTCACCCACGTGCGCTACCGGGTGGTCCGCAGCTAA
- a CDS encoding helix-turn-helix transcriptional regulator, with the protein MTTNVLGVLDALEVAAEPNRRRLLHLLAGQEQSVGELAAHFTVSRSAVSQHLLLLEQAGLVAARKEGRNRYYRLDPEGMGRLRALVEQFWTDELDLLAADAAELAGNLNRPDSAPPQ; encoded by the coding sequence GTGACTACTAACGTATTAGGTGTGTTGGATGCCTTGGAGGTCGCTGCGGAGCCGAACCGGCGTCGGCTTTTGCACCTCCTGGCTGGCCAGGAACAGTCGGTGGGAGAGCTGGCCGCCCACTTCACGGTCAGCCGTTCCGCCGTCTCCCAGCATCTGCTGTTGCTGGAGCAGGCAGGCTTGGTGGCTGCCCGCAAGGAAGGGCGGAACCGGTACTACAGGCTCGATCCCGAGGGCATGGGCCGGCTCCGTGCGCTGGTCGAGCAGTTCTGGACGGACGAACTGGATCTGCTGGCGGCGGACGCCGCCGAGCTGGCCGGGAACCTCAACCGGCCGGACTCTGCACCACCCCAATAG
- a CDS encoding TIGR03086 family metal-binding protein → MSFDKTIHLPVDADEAFALITQPERLRRWKTVAARVDLRVGGEYRWTIVPGHHAAGTFQEIEPGKRIVFTWGWESATDLPPGASTVTITLEPVDGGTSLRLVHEGLTPEQSAAHAEGWNHFLGRLVAEASSDAGAGPDEWSAAPDPIDHLISADASLAVLLGVLRKLTPEDREKPTPCEDFTAHELLEHLAGSLKNIGTALGADVTDRADAAPEVRIAELAQPTLEAFARRGVDGTIDMGFAELPATMVASILNLELLVHAWDFAKASGQNLAVSDVVTDYVEGLAVVTISEQVRSGGSFAPAQPVAETAGSLERLIAFTGRTVTA, encoded by the coding sequence ATGAGCTTCGATAAAACCATCCACCTTCCCGTCGACGCTGACGAGGCCTTCGCCCTGATCACGCAGCCGGAACGCCTGCGCCGCTGGAAGACTGTGGCCGCCCGGGTGGACCTTCGGGTCGGCGGCGAGTACCGCTGGACCATCGTCCCGGGCCACCACGCCGCGGGGACGTTCCAGGAGATCGAGCCGGGCAAGCGCATCGTGTTCACCTGGGGCTGGGAGTCCGCCACGGACCTGCCGCCTGGTGCGTCCACGGTCACCATTACTCTGGAGCCCGTCGACGGCGGCACGTCGTTGCGTCTGGTGCATGAGGGCCTCACGCCCGAGCAGTCCGCAGCACACGCCGAAGGCTGGAACCACTTCCTGGGACGTCTGGTCGCCGAGGCGTCGTCGGATGCCGGTGCGGGCCCGGACGAATGGTCGGCCGCTCCGGACCCCATCGACCACCTCATCTCCGCCGACGCGTCGCTTGCAGTCCTCCTGGGTGTCCTGCGCAAGCTCACCCCGGAAGACCGTGAGAAGCCGACGCCGTGTGAGGACTTCACTGCCCACGAACTCCTTGAGCACCTGGCCGGGTCGCTGAAGAACATCGGAACTGCCCTCGGTGCCGACGTTACGGACCGCGCCGATGCGGCCCCCGAGGTCCGCATCGCCGAACTTGCCCAGCCCACGCTGGAAGCGTTCGCCCGCCGCGGCGTTGACGGCACCATCGACATGGGTTTCGCCGAACTCCCCGCCACCATGGTGGCCAGCATCCTGAACCTGGAGCTGCTGGTCCACGCGTGGGACTTCGCGAAGGCAAGCGGCCAGAACCTGGCAGTGTCCGACGTCGTCACGGACTATGTAGAGGGCCTGGCCGTGGTGACCATCTCCGAGCAGGTCCGCTCCGGCGGCAGCTTCGCGCCCGCCCAGCCTGTGGCGGAGACCGCCGGCAGCCTCGAGCGACTCATTGCGTTCACCGGCCGGACTGTCACCGCCTGA
- a CDS encoding helix-turn-helix transcriptional regulator: METLAHAPVLARFGYAVSDPTRARILLALADAPAYPSDLADTLEVSRQSMSNHLTCLRGCGLVVAVPDGRRSRYELVDARLGHAVRDLIGVVLAVDPACCAPDGTCLA; this comes from the coding sequence ATGGAAACGCTCGCTCATGCACCGGTACTGGCACGGTTCGGTTACGCAGTCTCGGACCCAACGCGGGCCCGGATTCTGCTGGCCCTTGCTGACGCGCCGGCCTACCCGTCCGATCTTGCCGACACTTTGGAAGTTTCGCGGCAGAGCATGTCCAACCACCTGACGTGCCTGCGCGGCTGCGGTCTGGTGGTCGCTGTCCCTGACGGGCGGCGAAGCCGGTACGAGCTTGTGGATGCCCGGTTGGGCCACGCGGTCAGGGATCTGATCGGAGTGGTCCTCGCCGTGGATCCGGCCTGCTGCGCGCCGGACGGAACGTGCCTGGCATGA
- a CDS encoding cation diffusion facilitator family transporter — protein sequence MTALLNPLAPERRAVLTRRIRLFAAATITYNLIEAVVALWAGGVADSSALIGFGLDSVIEVASALALSWQFSANDPERREHLTLRIIAVSFFALAAFVAVDAVRALTGGGEAQHSTPGIVIAALSLAIMPVLSWLQRRAGRELGSRTAVADSKQTLLCTYLSAVLLVGLVLNSTLGWWWADAGAALVIAAIAVREGINAWRGDVCCVVSHAGQGVDAASDPDECCGISAVDTCCPEGDGSPIGMSSQADRSCA from the coding sequence ATGACGGCGCTACTGAACCCGCTGGCGCCGGAGCGCCGTGCGGTCCTGACTCGGCGGATCCGGCTGTTCGCCGCGGCGACGATCACGTACAACCTCATTGAAGCGGTCGTAGCCCTCTGGGCCGGCGGTGTCGCGGATTCCTCGGCGTTGATCGGGTTCGGGCTGGATTCAGTCATCGAGGTGGCCTCCGCCCTGGCGTTGTCCTGGCAGTTCTCCGCCAACGACCCGGAACGCCGGGAGCACCTGACCCTGCGGATCATCGCGGTGTCCTTCTTCGCCCTCGCCGCGTTCGTCGCCGTTGATGCCGTCCGGGCCCTCACGGGCGGCGGGGAAGCACAGCACTCAACGCCGGGGATCGTTATCGCTGCCCTGAGCCTCGCCATCATGCCCGTCTTGTCCTGGCTCCAGCGCCGCGCGGGGCGCGAGCTGGGCTCCCGGACCGCGGTGGCCGACTCAAAGCAGACGCTTCTGTGCACGTACCTCTCAGCGGTCCTGCTGGTGGGGCTGGTCCTGAACAGCACTTTGGGCTGGTGGTGGGCCGACGCCGGGGCCGCGCTGGTCATCGCCGCCATCGCCGTCCGGGAAGGCATCAATGCCTGGCGCGGAGACGTGTGTTGCGTCGTCAGTCATGCCGGCCAGGGCGTGGACGCGGCAAGCGACCCCGACGAATGCTGCGGCATCAGTGCCGTCGACACGTGCTGCCCAGAAGGAGATGGCTCCCCTATTGGTATGTCAAGTCAGGCCGATAGGTCTTGCGCCTAA
- a CDS encoding dihydrofolate reductase family protein translates to MQGLVPDLLAFGRPHVAIAGGAKTAQQYLSAGLIDELRLHTAPLILGAGERLLDGVANLTLEPTEVSGTSLVTRVRYRETR, encoded by the coding sequence TTGCAGGGTCTGGTTCCAGACCTCCTGGCCTTCGGCCGCCCGCACGTGGCCATCGCCGGCGGAGCGAAGACCGCCCAGCAATACCTATCGGCGGGGCTGATCGATGAGCTGCGGCTCCACACCGCGCCCCTGATTCTGGGCGCGGGCGAACGGCTGCTCGACGGCGTCGCGAACCTCACGCTCGAGCCGACGGAAGTGAGCGGCACCAGCCTCGTCACCCGCGTGCGCTATCGGGAAACCCGCTGA
- a CDS encoding MFS transporter, translating to MTQTQPYAPGRTKRSGSLPLAGLLALAAAGFITIMLETLPAGILPAMSSDLGVSESAVGQTVTVFAIGSIAGAIPLISATMGWQRRKLLLLAITGYALTSIATAISDNFVLTLVIRFIAGVFAGVLWGILAAYARRMVTPEHYGRAITIALAGTPVALAIGTPAGTLLAGLIGWRFTFGVMALAAVALIVWVLVAVPDFAGQSKGERTPVGRVFSVPGVVPVIIVTLLYVMAHNVLYTYIASFLAPVGMSDSVSAVLLVFGVASLISIWITGILIDRHLRVLLIASSALFALAVLALGVLAALPVAVFISAGLWGLAFGGAASLLQTAAADAAGPAVDLVQSVMVTGWNIGIAGGGIIGGLLLGGLGASSLGWATFALLIAALIMVVTARKHAFPA from the coding sequence ATGACACAAACTCAACCCTACGCCCCGGGCCGAACCAAACGCTCCGGCAGCCTTCCGCTGGCGGGTCTGCTGGCCCTCGCAGCAGCCGGATTCATCACCATCATGCTTGAGACGCTGCCAGCTGGAATCCTTCCGGCCATGAGCAGTGACCTCGGGGTCTCCGAATCGGCGGTCGGCCAAACCGTCACCGTCTTCGCAATCGGATCCATTGCAGGCGCCATTCCGCTCATCAGCGCAACCATGGGGTGGCAACGCCGGAAACTGCTGCTTCTGGCCATCACCGGATACGCCCTGACCAGCATCGCCACGGCCATCTCGGACAATTTCGTCCTGACGTTGGTAATCCGGTTCATCGCCGGCGTTTTCGCCGGGGTGTTGTGGGGAATCCTGGCCGCATATGCACGGCGCATGGTCACGCCTGAGCACTATGGACGGGCTATCACCATCGCCTTGGCCGGGACCCCGGTAGCCCTCGCCATCGGCACACCTGCCGGAACCCTTCTCGCCGGCCTCATCGGGTGGCGGTTCACGTTCGGCGTCATGGCCCTGGCCGCCGTCGCGTTGATCGTCTGGGTACTCGTCGCCGTGCCGGACTTCGCCGGCCAGTCCAAAGGCGAACGGACTCCCGTTGGCCGCGTCTTCTCAGTACCCGGCGTCGTGCCCGTCATCATCGTGACACTCCTGTACGTGATGGCACACAACGTCCTCTACACCTACATCGCATCCTTTCTGGCACCTGTGGGAATGAGCGACAGCGTCAGTGCCGTGCTGCTCGTCTTTGGCGTCGCATCTCTTATCAGTATCTGGATCACCGGCATCCTCATCGACAGGCACTTGCGGGTCCTCCTGATCGCCAGCTCCGCTCTGTTCGCCCTGGCTGTGCTCGCCCTCGGAGTCCTGGCGGCGCTGCCGGTGGCCGTCTTCATCAGCGCAGGGCTGTGGGGCCTCGCGTTCGGCGGAGCGGCGAGCCTGCTGCAGACCGCGGCCGCCGACGCGGCGGGACCCGCCGTGGACTTGGTCCAGTCGGTTATGGTGACCGGCTGGAACATCGGCATCGCTGGCGGAGGGATCATCGGCGGGCTCCTGCTCGGCGGTTTGGGAGCCTCTTCGCTGGGGTGGGCAACCTTCGCACTCCTGATCGCAGCACTCATCATGGTGGTCACCGCACGCAAGCACGCCTTCCCCGCATAG
- a CDS encoding MerR family transcriptional regulator, which produces MRIGELAKVTDTPARSLRYYEEQELLIPRRLSNGYREYDEYLINRVNQIRGLIDSGLPTKIIKQILPCVDKTPTIHPGDATPELLAVLQGQRDRMSQRIDCLTRNRDAINNYIAVVSDTVTKSSASSAA; this is translated from the coding sequence ATGCGCATCGGAGAGCTCGCGAAGGTGACGGACACCCCTGCGCGGTCTTTGCGCTATTACGAAGAACAGGAACTGCTCATTCCGAGGCGCCTGTCCAACGGCTACCGCGAATACGATGAGTACCTGATCAACCGGGTGAACCAGATCCGCGGACTGATCGACAGCGGGCTCCCCACCAAAATCATCAAACAGATCCTGCCTTGCGTCGACAAAACACCGACGATCCACCCGGGCGACGCCACCCCCGAACTGCTGGCCGTCCTACAAGGACAGCGTGACCGGATGAGTCAACGAATCGACTGCCTCACCCGCAACCGCGACGCCATCAACAACTACATCGCCGTCGTCAGCGATACCGTCACGAAGTCAAGCGCTTCCAGCGCTGCGTAG
- a CDS encoding potassium channel family protein encodes MDFEDALWTVLGAGLILLMLVDVFHTLLYPHGSGPVGRTIMRGFWLLSKRLRGRGSTIAAPLAMAAVIGAWAGLAAIGWALLYLPHLPEGFVYGVDVPQRGDFAEALYISLVTLSTVGFGEIVPGHPMLRLVVALQAVTGFGLLTATVSWILQTYPALSRRRALAHELNLFREAAGSAGVSSLDPGHAAGLLESMAGNVASVSIDLLSFHETYYFHEVEQRGSLPATVAYAHHLASEAQRSESPELQFAGRMLHAALDDLAEVLRGKFGHSGTTSSAVFDSYELHHRHRRPEEPDR; translated from the coding sequence ATGGACTTCGAGGACGCGCTCTGGACGGTATTGGGTGCCGGGCTGATTCTGCTGATGCTCGTCGACGTCTTTCACACACTCCTCTATCCGCACGGTTCCGGTCCTGTGGGCCGGACAATCATGCGGGGATTCTGGCTGCTGTCGAAAAGGCTCCGGGGCCGGGGCTCCACCATCGCAGCACCCTTGGCCATGGCCGCTGTCATAGGCGCCTGGGCCGGCTTGGCGGCCATCGGCTGGGCGCTGCTGTACCTCCCTCATCTGCCGGAAGGCTTTGTTTACGGAGTGGACGTTCCCCAGCGGGGCGACTTTGCCGAAGCGCTCTACATCTCCCTTGTCACTCTTTCCACTGTGGGGTTCGGTGAAATCGTGCCGGGGCATCCGATGCTCAGGCTGGTGGTCGCCCTGCAGGCTGTCACCGGATTCGGGTTGCTGACCGCAACGGTCTCCTGGATCCTGCAGACCTACCCGGCCCTCAGCCGCCGCCGGGCCCTTGCCCACGAGCTGAACCTGTTCAGGGAGGCGGCAGGTTCGGCGGGCGTATCTTCGCTGGATCCCGGGCACGCGGCCGGGCTGCTGGAATCCATGGCCGGAAACGTGGCTTCCGTGAGCATAGACCTGCTTTCGTTCCATGAAACCTATTACTTCCACGAAGTGGAGCAGCGGGGTTCCCTGCCGGCCACGGTTGCCTACGCCCACCATCTGGCGTCCGAGGCCCAACGCAGCGAAAGCCCTGAACTCCAGTTCGCCGGGCGGATGCTGCACGCGGCGCTGGACGACCTCGCGGAGGTCCTTCGCGGCAAATTCGGCCATTCAGGAACAACGTCTTCCGCGGTGTTCGACAGCTACGAGCTGCACCACAGACACCGGCGGCCAGAGGAACCGGACAGATAG
- a CDS encoding iron chelate uptake ABC transporter family permease subunit, which translates to MALVSAVTAVAGLIAFIALAAPQITRRLARTASMPLGTTGVVGGALLLAADLVSQHVVPFTVPVGVVTVVMGGANLVWLLLHESRRCR; encoded by the coding sequence TTGGCGCTGGTCAGTGCGGTGACCGCAGTGGCCGGCCTCATCGCCTTCATCGCCCTTGCGGCTCCCCAGATCACCCGGCGGCTGGCCCGCACCGCCAGCATGCCGCTGGGCACCACCGGTGTGGTGGGCGGGGCGCTCCTGCTGGCCGCGGACCTCGTCTCCCAGCACGTGGTGCCCTTCACCGTTCCGGTGGGCGTGGTGACCGTGGTGATGGGCGGGGCCAACCTGGTGTGGCTCCTCCTGCACGAATCCCGGCGGTGCCGCTGA
- a CDS encoding amino acid ABC transporter ATP-binding protein produces the protein MSATPMVTADRISKSFGSNNVLRSISLEVQAGEVLCIVGPSGSGKSTFLRCINHLEKIDAGRLFVEGQLVGYRQKGDKLHELKPKEAALQRRDIGMVFQRFNLFPHMTALENIIQAPMRVKRIPKAKATLRARELMERVGLGDKADHYPAHLSGGQQQRVAIARALAMDPKLMLFDEPTSALDPELVGEVLDVMKELATSGMTMIVVTHEMGFAREVADSIAFMDGGVVVESGPPRELLGNPQQDRTKAFLSKVL, from the coding sequence ATGAGCGCTACTCCGATGGTGACCGCGGACCGGATCTCCAAGAGCTTCGGTTCCAACAACGTGCTCCGCAGCATCAGCCTGGAAGTCCAGGCCGGCGAAGTGCTGTGCATCGTGGGGCCCAGCGGCTCCGGCAAGTCCACGTTCCTCCGCTGTATCAACCACCTTGAAAAGATCGACGCCGGCCGCCTCTTCGTGGAGGGGCAGCTGGTGGGTTACCGGCAAAAGGGCGACAAGCTTCATGAGCTCAAGCCCAAGGAGGCAGCGCTCCAGCGCCGCGACATCGGCATGGTGTTCCAGCGGTTTAATCTCTTTCCGCACATGACGGCGCTGGAAAACATCATCCAGGCGCCGATGCGGGTCAAGCGCATTCCGAAGGCCAAAGCCACCCTGCGCGCGAGGGAGCTGATGGAGCGCGTCGGGCTGGGGGACAAGGCGGATCACTACCCGGCGCACCTGTCCGGCGGGCAGCAGCAGCGAGTGGCCATCGCCCGGGCGCTGGCCATGGATCCGAAGCTGATGCTCTTCGATGAACCGACCAGTGCCCTGGACCCGGAGCTGGTGGGCGAGGTGCTGGACGTTATGAAGGAACTGGCCACGAGCGGCATGACCATGATCGTGGTGACCCACGAGATGGGCTTCGCCCGCGAAGTGGCGGACTCCATCGCCTTTATGGACGGCGGCGTGGTGGTTGAGTCGGGCCCGCCCCGCGAGCTGCTGGGCAATCCCCAGCAGGACCGGACCAAGGCGTTCCTCTCAAAGGTGCTGTAG
- a CDS encoding amino acid ABC transporter permease — MTLPKHAAVARPNPATGGTEAQGDAIVAVPLRHPWRISIAVVLVFLLALFIVDASQRPDYGWAEVGKYLFDRRISQAAWVTLTLTIYAMAGAIVLGLLLAIMRLSPNPVVKSIAWLYLWIFRGTPVYVQLVFWGIVALIYPVFTIGIPFMTPWITIPNDVFANLYVTAVIGLALNEAAYMSEIVRAGLLSVDEGQEEASTALAMSWGQTMRYVVVPQAMKIIIPPTGNEVISMLKTTSLVAAIPLSIDLYGVSRGISAVTFTPVPLLIVASIWYLLFTSVLMVGQHFIEKRFSRGTGRRQAGPASESDPGAAAATAAPLGNDLGGRG, encoded by the coding sequence GTGACTCTTCCCAAACATGCCGCCGTGGCGCGGCCCAACCCCGCAACCGGCGGAACTGAAGCGCAGGGGGACGCCATTGTGGCGGTTCCCCTGCGCCACCCCTGGCGGATCTCGATCGCCGTCGTCCTCGTGTTCCTCCTGGCGCTGTTCATCGTGGATGCCTCGCAGCGGCCGGACTACGGCTGGGCGGAGGTGGGCAAGTACCTCTTCGACCGCCGGATCAGCCAGGCGGCCTGGGTGACCCTGACGCTCACCATCTACGCCATGGCCGGCGCCATCGTCCTGGGGCTGCTCCTGGCCATCATGCGGCTCTCGCCGAACCCGGTGGTCAAGAGCATCGCCTGGCTGTACCTGTGGATCTTCCGCGGGACCCCGGTCTACGTCCAGCTGGTGTTCTGGGGCATCGTGGCGCTTATCTACCCCGTGTTCACCATCGGGATACCGTTCATGACGCCGTGGATCACCATTCCCAACGACGTGTTCGCCAACCTCTACGTCACCGCGGTGATCGGACTGGCGCTGAATGAGGCCGCCTACATGTCCGAGATTGTCCGCGCGGGGCTGCTGTCCGTGGATGAGGGCCAGGAGGAGGCGTCGACGGCGCTCGCCATGTCGTGGGGCCAGACCATGCGTTACGTGGTGGTTCCGCAGGCCATGAAGATCATCATTCCGCCCACGGGCAATGAGGTGATCTCCATGCTCAAGACCACCTCGCTGGTGGCGGCCATTCCGCTCAGCATCGACCTCTACGGGGTGTCCCGCGGCATCTCCGCCGTGACGTTCACACCGGTTCCTCTGCTCATCGTGGCGTCGATCTGGTACCTCCTGTTCACGTCCGTCCTGATGGTGGGGCAGCACTTCATCGAGAAGCGTTTCTCCCGCGGTACCGGACGGCGGCAGGCGGGACCGGCGTCGGAAAGTGATCCTGGGGCGGCGGCAGCGACTGCTGCGCCACTGGGCAATGATTTGGGAGGCAGGGGATGA
- a CDS encoding ABC transporter substrate-binding protein, whose protein sequence is MRNRYLIPALTAATALMLSGCVDNSAPAAADKASSSADTAVQKNEELAVLLPEKMKSAGVLNVGMANNYPPNEFKDGNGAPAGWSVDLTNALGASLGLKVNFDIGTFDNILPSVKAGKDDMGMSSFTDTLEREKQVDFVNYYSAGIQWAAPKGKTVDPDNACGLKVAVQATTYEDTHEVPAKSKACTDAGKPAIEIFKYDAQDQATNALVVGQVDAMSADSPVTLYAISQTKEKLQTAGDAFEVAPYGIPVDKGSEFTPVLQKALQALIDDGTYNRILSKWGVESGGVKTAALNVASSAK, encoded by the coding sequence ATGCGCAACCGCTATCTAATCCCTGCCCTGACCGCCGCAACAGCACTTATGCTGTCGGGTTGTGTGGACAACAGCGCCCCGGCGGCGGCGGATAAAGCGTCTTCTTCCGCGGACACCGCAGTCCAGAAGAATGAGGAACTTGCGGTTTTGCTGCCGGAGAAAATGAAGTCCGCGGGCGTCCTGAACGTGGGCATGGCCAACAATTACCCGCCCAACGAATTCAAGGACGGCAACGGCGCCCCTGCAGGCTGGTCGGTGGACCTCACCAATGCGTTGGGTGCCTCGCTCGGGCTGAAGGTCAACTTTGATATCGGCACGTTCGACAACATCCTCCCGTCCGTCAAGGCGGGCAAGGACGACATGGGCATGTCGTCGTTCACCGACACGCTGGAACGCGAAAAGCAGGTGGATTTTGTGAACTATTATTCGGCGGGCATCCAGTGGGCGGCGCCGAAGGGCAAGACCGTGGACCCGGACAACGCCTGCGGACTCAAGGTTGCCGTCCAGGCCACCACGTATGAGGACACCCACGAGGTGCCGGCCAAGTCCAAGGCGTGCACGGACGCGGGCAAACCCGCCATTGAAATCTTCAAGTACGACGCGCAGGACCAGGCGACCAACGCACTGGTGGTGGGCCAGGTGGACGCCATGAGTGCCGATTCGCCGGTGACCCTGTACGCAATCTCGCAGACGAAGGAGAAGCTGCAGACCGCCGGGGATGCCTTTGAAGTGGCGCCCTACGGGATCCCGGTGGACAAGGGGAGCGAGTTCACCCCGGTGCTGCAGAAAGCACTGCAGGCACTGATCGACGACGGCACCTACAACAGGATCCTGTCCAAGTGGGGCGTGGAAAGCGGCGGCGTGAAGACGGCGGCGCTCAACGTGGCGTCGTCGGCCAAGTAA
- a CDS encoding 2-hydroxyacid dehydrogenase, which translates to MSGLPASPKLRVSLPSQNLVDALEPSAGVELFLWDLTGPAPAEYLDIVVPPYMGGVGALAALGSVDVRLVQSQLIGYDGVAAVLPAGCLFANAAGVHETSTAELALGMIIASQRGIPDFVRHAATGTWDHRERPSLADRRVLLVGYGGVGKAIEARLLPFETEVTRLASRGRDDERGRIHGIDSLYEQLPLHDIVVVSVPLCEQTRHLVDTRFLAAMPDGALLVNVARGPVADTEALLRETSSGRLRAALDVTDPEPLPRDHPLWTVPGVLITPHVGGASSAMLPRVARLIRKQIGLLQAGQQPVNVVLGGAAGR; encoded by the coding sequence ATGTCCGGTTTGCCCGCATCACCGAAATTACGGGTGAGTCTGCCCAGCCAGAACCTGGTGGACGCGCTCGAGCCGTCCGCCGGCGTCGAACTCTTCCTGTGGGACCTGACCGGCCCGGCGCCGGCGGAGTACCTCGACATTGTGGTGCCGCCCTACATGGGCGGGGTAGGGGCGCTGGCTGCGCTGGGCTCCGTGGACGTCCGTCTGGTGCAGAGCCAGCTGATCGGGTACGACGGCGTCGCGGCGGTTCTGCCCGCGGGGTGCCTTTTCGCCAACGCAGCCGGAGTGCATGAGACGTCGACGGCGGAACTTGCGTTGGGCATGATCATCGCCAGCCAGCGGGGAATCCCGGACTTTGTGCGGCATGCGGCGACGGGAACCTGGGACCACCGCGAGCGCCCCAGCCTGGCCGACAGGCGGGTACTACTGGTGGGTTATGGGGGAGTGGGGAAAGCGATTGAGGCCCGGCTGCTGCCGTTCGAGACCGAGGTGACGCGGCTGGCCAGCCGCGGCCGCGACGATGAGCGCGGCAGGATCCACGGGATTGATTCCCTGTATGAGCAGCTGCCGCTGCACGACATTGTGGTGGTCAGCGTTCCGCTGTGCGAGCAGACCCGGCACCTGGTTGACACCCGCTTCCTGGCGGCGATGCCCGACGGCGCGCTCCTCGTGAACGTGGCCCGCGGGCCGGTGGCGGATACCGAGGCCCTGCTGCGCGAGACGTCGTCCGGCAGGCTCCGGGCCGCCCTGGACGTGACGGACCCGGAACCGCTGCCGCGCGATCATCCGCTGTGGACCGTGCCGGGTGTACTCATCACCCCGCACGTGGGCGGGGCGAGCTCGGCCATGCTGCCGCGGGTGGCGCGGCTGATCCGGAAGCAGATCGGGTTGCTGCAGGCCGGGCAGCAACCGGTGAACGTGGTGCTGGGCGGGGCCGCCGGGCGGTAG
- a CDS encoding cupin domain-containing protein, with protein MQKISIEALARQQITAAVAAPSGRAADTAFGGHEKRLRQTVMAFRAGTQLSEHQNPGEATVYVLKGSVWLRAGGESWQGKAGDLLIVPDGLHSLEAEEDSAVLFTVVKTDR; from the coding sequence ATGCAAAAGATATCGATTGAGGCTTTGGCCCGCCAGCAGATCACTGCCGCTGTTGCGGCGCCCAGCGGGCGGGCAGCCGATACAGCCTTCGGCGGGCATGAGAAGAGACTGCGCCAGACTGTTATGGCATTCCGTGCCGGCACGCAGCTCAGCGAGCACCAGAACCCGGGCGAGGCCACGGTCTACGTGCTGAAGGGATCGGTCTGGCTGCGGGCTGGCGGGGAGTCGTGGCAGGGCAAGGCAGGGGATCTCCTGATCGTGCCGGACGGGCTGCACAGCCTGGAAGCGGAAGAGGACTCGGCGGTGCTGTTCACGGTGGTCAAGACCGACCGGTAG